Below is a window of Cyanobacteriota bacterium DNA.
AGTAGGCGTTGTGCCAAACGCTCAAATGCAGATGGTTCAAGCTCTAGCAGCATTTTATGTAACTGCTGATGCCATGTGAGTTCTTCTAGGGTTTCGATTGATTCAACAGTCTCGGTGGTTGGATCTGAAGGAATAACCTTGCTCTTTTCTGCATCTCGAACAGTTTTGACAATTTCTTTGGGATCTAAGTCATCAATATTGGTAGTGGTTGACAATAATGACCATACTCCCCGAGCCGAATTCTGCAAAAGCCCATATTTCTTCAAATAGGTACGGCTCCAGGCAAGACGATACTCAACTTCACTTTGTGAGCTACTTCCATGTGGGATTTCAAGCACTTCATCTGGCAACTTGAGGATTTGTGCCACTTGGTCATAAATCTCCTCAGTTGTGCCAGACCCACCCAGAATTTGTAGAGCCTGAATTGTGGGTATAAGCATTGCATCAAATGTTGGCACTGAAGAGGCAGATCGCTTCATACAAACAAGTTGATTTACAAAAGGGCTACTTTGTCAAATATAAACCGCTACCTAAGGTGTGTAACCCTGCGATCTCTCAGGCTGTGTATCTTACAAGCAATCTGGATGTACAGCTCTAACCCAAAAACGAAGCCAGCTAACGGTGAAGTGCAGCGGCGGCAGATAACCTTGAACTCAGCACCAGCAGCTTTCGTCCGTCCGCTGCCACGCAGTGTTAGGTGGCTGGCAAAAACATCAACCTACCCCGAAAGAGCTTTAGGGCTGACTGCAAACTCTAGCTGTGAACGATAGAAGCAAACATCAAACTCCATAAAGAAGTTCACCTGACCCAAGATAAGCGGTACATTGATAGCTTGTGTCCAGGCAAATACCAGTTGCACAGGCTCAAATTGACCAACGACCGCTTGAGCAAGTACGACACGCGCCTCATACTGAGCCAGATTTCCTGTCA
It encodes the following:
- a CDS encoding aspartyl protease family protein; translated protein: MRNAERYPFLSGDPTLGEASFRPYLSFTLLHQQVSVPASALLDTGASVNVLPYSIGAELGYDWERQTTALSLTGNLAQYEARVVLAQAVVGQFEPVQLVFAWTQAINVPLILGQVNFFMEFDVCFYRSQLEFAVSPKALSG
- a CDS encoding restriction endonuclease; the encoded protein is MKRSASSVPTFDAMLIPTIQALQILGGSGTTEEIYDQVAQILKLPDEVLEIPHGSSSQSEVEYRLAWSRTYLKKYGLLQNSARGVWSLLSTTTNIDDLDPKEIVKTVRDAEKSKVIPSDPTTETVESIETLEELTWHQQLHKMLLELEPSAFERLAQRLLRESGFIQVQVTGKSGDGGIDGVGIARINGFLSFHVLFQCKRYQGAVTAGQIRDFRGAMQGRTDKGLLITTGTFTRDAIKEATRDGAPPIDLIDGEQLVQRLKELGLGVKITMIESVEVDTAWFAKI